The following are encoded in a window of Plectropomus leopardus isolate mb chromosome 23, YSFRI_Pleo_2.0, whole genome shotgun sequence genomic DNA:
- the casq1b gene encoding calsequestrin-1b isoform X2: MKWGWVFLAVLSLGTLSWGEKGLEIPEYDGKDRVHDLNAKNYKSIMKKYDVMVIYYHKNVDGNRSAMKQLQMEELALELAAQVLGDFDDEDIGFGLVDEKKDSAVAKKLGLDEVESIYIFADNEIIEYDGELAADTLVEFLYDVIEDPVEIIDNDRELKGFYNMDEVIKLVGFFKSEKSPHFIEYDDAAEEFHPFVKFFATFDPKIAKRLKLKMNEVDFYEPFMEEPVTIPGKPYIESELVEYIEQHDRPTLRKLEPHSMYEIWEDDIDGEHIVAFAEEDDPDGFEFLEILKEVARENTDNPNLSIIWIDPDNFPLLVPYWEKTFRIDLSSPQIGVVDVEDADSVWMEMDDEDDMPTADELEQWIEDVLSGKIDPDDDDEEEDDDDDDDDDDDDDDDDDDDDDDDNDDDDDDDDDDDDDDDDDDDDDDDDDDDDDDE, from the exons ATGAAGTGGGGctgggtgtttttggcggtcCTATCTTTGGGGACCTTGTCCTGGGGGGAGAAGGGCTTGGAGATCCCTGAATACGATGGCAAAGACCGCGTCCATGACCTAAATGCCAAGAACTACAAGTCCATCATGAAGAAGTACGACGTGATGGTGATCTACTACCACAAAAATGTGGATGGGAACCGCAGTGCCATGAAGCAGCTTCAGATGGAGGAGCTGGCTTTGGAG CTTGCAGCCCaagttttgggtgattttgaTGACGAGGACATTGGATTCGGCCTGGTGGATGAAAAGAAGGACTCTGCTGTCGCCAAGAAGCTTG GTTTGGATGAGGTGGAGAGCATCTACATCTTTGCCGACAATGAGATCATCGAATATGACGGAGAGCTGGCTGCCGACACCCTGGTGGAGTTCCTCTATGAT GTGATTGAAGACCCAGTCGAGATCATCGACAACGATCGTGAGCTGAAGGGTTTCTACAACATGGACGAGGTCATCAAGCTGGTCGGCTTTTTCAAGAGCGAGAAATCTCCTC ACTTCATTGAGTACGATGATGCTGCTGAGGAGTTCCACCCCTTCGTCAAATTCTTCGCCACATTTGACCCCAag ATTGCCAAGAGGCTGAAGCTGAAGATGAACGAAGTTGACTTCTATGAGCCCTTCATGGAGGAACCCGTCACCATTCCAGGAAAACCCTACATCGAGTCCGAGCTTGTCGAATACATCGAGCAGCACGACAG gCCCACTCTGAGGAAGCTAGAGCCTCACAGCATGTATGAGATCTGG GAGGATGACATTGATGGAGAGCACATTGTTGCCTTTGCAGAGGAGGATGACCCTG ATGGTTTTGAGTTCCTGGAAATCCTGAAGGAGGTGGCACGCGAGAACACTGATAACCCCAACCTCAGCATCATCTGGATCGACCCTGACAACTTCCCCCTG CTGGTGCCATACTGGGAGAAGACCTTCCGCATTGACCTCTCTTCACCTCAGATTGGCGTGGTTGATGTTGAGGAT GCTGACAGTGTGTGGATGGAAATGGACGACGAGGATGATATGCCAACAGCTGACGAGCTGGAGCAGTGGATAGAGGACGTTCTGTCTGGAAAGATCGATCCAgacgatgatgatgaggaggaagacgacgacgacgatgatgacgacgatgacgatgatgatgacgacgatgacgacgatgacgatgatgacaatgatgatgatgatgacgacgatgacgacgatgatgatgatgacgatgatgatgacgacgatgacgacgatgacgatgatgacgatgatgacgaaTAA
- the LOC121962439 gene encoding complement C1q-like protein 3 produces the protein MRDNLEAVETRLKNSETRLKDSETRLRNSENQILELRNKERTKVIFSAAVGEGSKDIGPFNRDITLIYRDVKTNIGNAYSPSTGIFVAPVAGVYYFTIFYHAGGYHQSKLQLYKNNQHMVTTHDHASQHDGADNGGNAVFMQLQPGDQVYVRMVAKSHVWGSDYHTTFSGFLVTQM, from the exons ATGAGAGATAATCTTGAAGCTGTGGAAACCAGGCTGAAGAACAGTGAGACCAGGCTGAAGGACAGCGAGACCAGGCTGAGGAACAGTGAGAACCAGATTCTGGAACTGAGGAACAAAG aaagaaCCAAGGTGATATTTAGTGCAGCAGTAGGGGAAGGATCTAAAGACATTGGTCCCTTCAACAGAGACATAACTCTAATCTACAGAGATGTAAAGACAAACATTGGTAATGCCTACAGTCCATCCACAG GTATTTTTGTCGCCCCTGTTGCAGGTGTTTATTACTTCACCATCTTTTATCATGCTGGAGGATATCATCAATCAAAGCTGCAGCTctacaaaaacaatcaacataTGGTCACGACCCATGATCATGCATCACAACATGATGGAGCTGATAATGGAGGAAATGCAGTGTTCATGCAGCTGCAGCCAGGAGACCAGGTGTATGTGCGCATGGTTGCAAAATCACATGTTTGGGGATCTGACTACCATACCACCTTCAGTGGTTTTCTAGTCACTCAGATGTGA
- the LOC121962138 gene encoding cerebellin-1-like yields the protein MHFTILLFVSLFCGWILAQDEGDPPGTEIFNETQSCFPDMCNLLKDFGGLREKLKTVEARLKESENQLCELKSKERTMVVFSAAAGGGNKAIGPFSTDKTLIYRKVITNIGNAYNQVTGIFAAPVKGIYYFTFHHHAGGTNIVSLSLMKNNEVVVMNYDHRTTADGADNGGNAVFLQLQQGDHVYVRLDANSHVWGNDVITTFSGFLVNEV from the exons ATGCATTTCaccattttattgtttgtgtcattgttctGCGGCTGGATTTTGGCCCAGGATGAAGGCGATCCGCCTGGAACGGAGATATTTAATGAAACACAGTCATGCTTTCCTGATATGTGTAATCTCCTGAAAGATTTTGGTGGCTTGAgagaaaaactcaaaactgtGGAAGCCAGACTGAAGGAAAGTGAAAACCAGCTTTGTGAACTGAAGAGCAAAg AGAGGACCATGGTGGTGttcagtgcagcagcaggaggaggaaataAAGCCATTGGACCCTTCAGCACAGACAAAACCTTAATCTACAGAAAAGTGATAACAAATATTGGCAACGCCTACAATCAAGTCACTG GTATCTTTGCTGCACCTGTAAAGGGCATTTACTACTTCACCTTCCATCATCACGCTGGAGGAACAAACATAGTCAGTCTATCGCTCATGAAGAACAACGAGGTTGTTGTGATGAACTATGACCATCGCACAACAGCAGACGGGGCTGATAACGGAGGCAACGCAGtgttcctgcagctgcagcaaggGGACCATGTGTATGTGCGCTTGGATGCAAACTCACACGTTTGGGGAAATGATGTCATCACCACCTTCAGTGGTTTTTTGGTCAATGAGGTTTGA
- the LOC121962139 gene encoding complement C1q-like protein 3, whose protein sequence is MCDELTELNALTEKLEALETRLKDSENQIVELRNKERTKVIFSAEAGARGAIGPFNTETTLVYKRVITNIGNAYSEFTGIFTAPVAGVYYFTIFHHAGGGPGTELFLYKNSQHIVTTQDHPSVHETAHNGGNAVFLQLYQGDQVYVRMGANSHIYGSNYHTTFSGFLVSRM, encoded by the exons ATGTGTGATGAACTGACGGAGTTGAATGCCCTGACAGAAAAACTGGAAGCTCTGGAAACCAGGCTTAAGGATAGTGAAAACCAGATTGTGGAGCTGAGGAACAAAG AAAGAACAAAGGTGATATTCAGTGCTGAGGCTGGGGCAAGAGGAGCAATTGGACCTTTTAACACAGAGACAACTCTTGTCTACAAAAGGGTGATTACAAATATCGGAAATGCCTACAGTGAATTCACAG GTATATTCACTGCACCTGTTGCCGGTGTCTATTACTTCACTATCTTCCATCATGCTGGAGGAGGCCCTGGGacagagctgttcctctacaaAAACAGCCAGCACATCGTCACGACACAGGATCATCCCTCAGTCCATGAAACGGCTCATAACGGAGGAAATGCAGTGTTCCTGCAGCTGTACCAAGGGGACCAAGTGTATGTGCGCATGGGTGCAAACTCACATATTTATGGATCCAACTACCACACAACCTTCAGTGGTTTTTTGGTCAGCCGAATGTGA
- the casq1b gene encoding calsequestrin-1b isoform X1 produces the protein MKWGWVFLAVLSLGTLSWGEKGLEIPEYDGKDRVHDLNAKNYKSIMKKYDVMVIYYHKNVDGNRSAMKQLQMEELALELVTSQAAIIFQLAAQVLGDFDDEDIGFGLVDEKKDSAVAKKLGLDEVESIYIFADNEIIEYDGELAADTLVEFLYDVIEDPVEIIDNDRELKGFYNMDEVIKLVGFFKSEKSPHFIEYDDAAEEFHPFVKFFATFDPKIAKRLKLKMNEVDFYEPFMEEPVTIPGKPYIESELVEYIEQHDRPTLRKLEPHSMYEIWEDDIDGEHIVAFAEEDDPDGFEFLEILKEVARENTDNPNLSIIWIDPDNFPLLVPYWEKTFRIDLSSPQIGVVDVEDADSVWMEMDDEDDMPTADELEQWIEDVLSGKIDPDDDDEEEDDDDDDDDDDDDDDDDDDDDDDDNDDDDDDDDDDDDDDDDDDDDDDDDDDDDDDE, from the exons ATGAAGTGGGGctgggtgtttttggcggtcCTATCTTTGGGGACCTTGTCCTGGGGGGAGAAGGGCTTGGAGATCCCTGAATACGATGGCAAAGACCGCGTCCATGACCTAAATGCCAAGAACTACAAGTCCATCATGAAGAAGTACGACGTGATGGTGATCTACTACCACAAAAATGTGGATGGGAACCGCAGTGCCATGAAGCAGCTTCAGATGGAGGAGCTGGCTTTGGAG TTGGTCACAAGTCAAGCAGCAATTATCTTTCAG CTTGCAGCCCaagttttgggtgattttgaTGACGAGGACATTGGATTCGGCCTGGTGGATGAAAAGAAGGACTCTGCTGTCGCCAAGAAGCTTG GTTTGGATGAGGTGGAGAGCATCTACATCTTTGCCGACAATGAGATCATCGAATATGACGGAGAGCTGGCTGCCGACACCCTGGTGGAGTTCCTCTATGAT GTGATTGAAGACCCAGTCGAGATCATCGACAACGATCGTGAGCTGAAGGGTTTCTACAACATGGACGAGGTCATCAAGCTGGTCGGCTTTTTCAAGAGCGAGAAATCTCCTC ACTTCATTGAGTACGATGATGCTGCTGAGGAGTTCCACCCCTTCGTCAAATTCTTCGCCACATTTGACCCCAag ATTGCCAAGAGGCTGAAGCTGAAGATGAACGAAGTTGACTTCTATGAGCCCTTCATGGAGGAACCCGTCACCATTCCAGGAAAACCCTACATCGAGTCCGAGCTTGTCGAATACATCGAGCAGCACGACAG gCCCACTCTGAGGAAGCTAGAGCCTCACAGCATGTATGAGATCTGG GAGGATGACATTGATGGAGAGCACATTGTTGCCTTTGCAGAGGAGGATGACCCTG ATGGTTTTGAGTTCCTGGAAATCCTGAAGGAGGTGGCACGCGAGAACACTGATAACCCCAACCTCAGCATCATCTGGATCGACCCTGACAACTTCCCCCTG CTGGTGCCATACTGGGAGAAGACCTTCCGCATTGACCTCTCTTCACCTCAGATTGGCGTGGTTGATGTTGAGGAT GCTGACAGTGTGTGGATGGAAATGGACGACGAGGATGATATGCCAACAGCTGACGAGCTGGAGCAGTGGATAGAGGACGTTCTGTCTGGAAAGATCGATCCAgacgatgatgatgaggaggaagacgacgacgacgatgatgacgacgatgacgatgatgatgacgacgatgacgacgatgacgatgatgacaatgatgatgatgatgacgacgatgacgacgatgatgatgatgacgatgatgatgacgacgatgacgacgatgacgatgatgacgatgatgacgaaTAA